A region of Vitis vinifera cultivar Pinot Noir 40024 chromosome 13, ASM3070453v1 DNA encodes the following proteins:
- the LOC100233006 gene encoding mannose-1-phosphate guanylyltransferase 1, with protein MKALILVGGFGTRLRPLTLSVPKPLVDFANKPMILHQIEALKAVGVSEVVLAINYQPEVMLNFLKEFEAKLGITITCSQETEPLGTAGPLALARDKLIDDSGEPFFVLNSDVISEYPFKEMIEFHKAHGGEASIMVTKVDEPSKYGVVVMEESIGRVDRFVEKPKLFVGNKINAGIYLLNPSVLDRIELRPTSIEKEVFPKIAAEKKLYAMVLPGFWMDIGQPRDYITGLRLYLDSLRKKSSSKLASGAHIVGNVLVDESAKIGEGCLIGPDVAIGPGCVVEAGVRLSRCTVMRGVRIKKHACISSSIIGWHSTVGQWARVENMTILGEDVHVCDEIYSNGGVVLPHKEIKSSILKPEIVM; from the exons ATGAAGGCACTGATTCTCGTTGGGGGGTTTGGGACACGGTTGAGGCCATTGACACTCAGTGTCCCTAAGCCGCTTGTTGATTTTGCTAACAAACCCATGATCCTGCATCAG ATAGAGGCTCTAAAAGCTGTTGGAGTGAGTGAAGTGGTTTTGGCCATCAATTATCAACCAGAG GTGATGTTGAACTTCCTGAAGGAATTCGAGGCAAAGCTTGGTATCACGATCACATGCTCCCAAGAGACTGAGCCACTAGGCACTGCTGGTCCTCTGGCTCTGGCTAGGGACAAACTGATAGATGATTCTGGTGAGCCATTTTTTGTGCTTAACAGTGATGTTATCAGTGAGTATCCATTCAAAGAAATGATTGAATTCCATAAAGCCCATGGAGGAGAGGCTTCCATTATGGTAACCAAG GTGGATGAACCCTCGAAGTATGGTGTGGTGGTTATGGAAGAATCAATTGGGAGAGTTGATAGATTTGTAGAAAAGCCAAAACTATTTGTCGGTAACAAGATCAATGCTGGAATTTACTTGTTGAATCCTTCTGTACTAGATCGAATTGAGCTGAGGCCCACCTCAATTGAGAAAGAGGTATTCCCAAAGATTGCAGCAGAGAAGAAGCTATATGCAATGGTCTTACCAGGGTTCTGGATGGACATTGGACAGCCAAGGGACTACATCACAGGCCTGAGACTCTACCTAGACTCCTTGAGAAAGAAGTCTTCTTCTAAATTGGCTTCTGGGGCCCACATTGTTGGAAATGTTCTGGTGGATGAGAGCGCCAAAATTGGAGAAGGATGTCTGATCGGTCCTGATGTTGCCATTGGCCCAGGTTGCGTGGTTGAGGCTGGAGTCAGGCTCTCTCGCTGCACAGTGATGCGTGGAGTGCGCATCAAGAAGCATGCATGCATCTCCAGTAGCATCATCGGGTGGCACTCCACTGTTGGCCAGTGGGCTCGTGTGGAGAACATGACCATACTTGGAGAAGATGTTCATGTGTGTGATGAAATCTACAGCAATGGAGGCGTTGTTCTGCCTCACAAAGAGATCAAATCTAGCATCTTGAAGCCAGAGATAGTCATGTGA